The genomic region AAGTACACTATCTAATAATATTGGAAGTACACTCTCTAATAATGACGGCATGCCAGAATAACTCTCACACCATTTGCTTTTCGGGATATTGTTTCATTACCACTttgtataggaaagatgtcaacaaaatagagagagtacagaggagatttactagaatgttgcctgggtttcagcaactaagttacagagaaaggttgaacattaggtctttattctttggagcacagaggttaaggggggacttgatagagctctttaaaatgatgagaaggatagacagagttgacgtggataagcttttcccattgagagtagggaagattcaaataagaggacatgatttgagaattaaggggcagaggtttaggggtaacatgatggggaacttctttactcagagcgtggtagctgtgtggaatgagcttccagtggaagtggtggaggtaggttcgattttatcatttaaaaataaattggataggtatatggacgggaaaggaatggagggttatggtctgagtgcaggtagatgggactaggtgagagtaagtgttcggcatggactagaaggaccgagatggcctgtttccatgctgtaatcgttatatggttgtATACTCTTGAGTTTAGAGCTTAGAGTAGTGATAGATTTATAGTGTCATATACAGTATGAAAACACGATCTTCGGTCTAATTTGTCCATAAAGACCAAAATGCCCCAATTAAGCTATCCTGACCTACTGTGATTGCCCCGTATCTCTCTAATCCTTTccaatccattgacttgtccatatatctttttcaatttttttcagAGCCAACAATAGCAAGCAGTTAACACAATCAATAATAAAGTCAACTATTAACCGTAACATTAGGATACTGtgaatttgtttttcttttcatgATGAAGCTAATTTCTGGAACTATTGTTTATCTCACCTGATAAAAGATGTTCGGCAGATGCACAGGGAGATACTGAAGGCACAGACGGAAACATTGAGAGTGAACATGTTCCTGATGACGGAGAAGGTTAAGGTGTTCCCACTGGTTGATCGATATGCTGAGCTCACGATTATCTTCACTGTTCGAGATCGGGACGTAGTGGAACATGAGCTGTTGGCAAGAGGCCGGGACCATGAAGTGTGGAGAGAGGAACTTCTCgggggagagtttgaaaaaattcgAACTGATCAGTTATTCCAGAGCTTTTGGGCGAGGAAATCCAAATCAGGCAGTTCGTCTTCTGTGGCTGGAGTTGCGGGGGTCGGAAAAACAACAATGGTGCAAAAAATTGTTTATGACTgggctgcaggaaaaatattccaacAATTCCagtttatcttcagtttcaaaTTCCGAGATTTAAACACGATTAAAGACAGGATAACCCTGAACGAACTGATTCTGGATCAGTATCCTTACTTTAGGAATATCCTGGGAGAAGTCGGGAAGAACCCAGAGGGATTGCTATTTATATTTGATGGCTTGGATGAATTCAAGGGCATAATCAATTTTGCTGAGAGTCAGAGAGACACAGAACCTCAGCACCAGTGCCCAGATCCTGAATCCCGGTGTGAAGTGTctgacattgtgtacagtttaatcCAGCACAAGCTGCTCCCAGGGTGTTCAGTGCTAGTGACCACCCGCCCCACTGCGTTACATTTATTGGAAAAGGCAGAGATCAGTGTCTGGGCTGAAATCCTGGGATTTGATGGTGAGGAGCGGAAGGAATATTTCACCAGGTATTTTGAAGATCAGTCGGTGGCAGCAGCTGTTTTCAAACATGTGAAGGAGAACGAGATCCTGTACACCATGAGCTACAACCCCTCCTACTGCTGTATCCTCGGCCTGACActgggccccttcttcacacaaacacACTGGGACCCGCAGCGAGTtcccaagaccatcacacaactaTATTGCGACTATATTTACAACATCCTGAAAAACCACGGCCGTGAGATTGAGAGCCCCCGTGAGGTGTTACTGAGGGTTGGTCAGATGGCCTTCACTGGAGTGGCTGAGAAGAACATTGTGTTCACAGATGGAGATTTGATCAAATACAATCTGCAGCCTTCCCAGTTCCTGTCCGGGTTCCTGATGGATcttttggagagagaggattcAGCCCGGAGCGTGGTGTACACCTTCCCGCACCTCACCGTCCAAGAGTTTGTAGCCGCACTCGCACAATTCCTGACTCCAGATCCCGGAAATATTTTGAAACTCCTCAGTGAAGCCCACAGCACGACAGATGGGAGATTTGAAGTGTTTCTCCGTTTTGTCGCTGGTCTCGCCTCTCCCGGGGCAGTTCAGGGCCTGGAGGAGTTTCTGGGTCGATTTCGTCAACAAACAACCTGCCGAGTGCTTGACTGGGTGAAGGAGGAGGTTAAACGCCGGGCTGGAAATACATGGACTAAAGCTGATAAAATGAGCCTCCTGAACGCAATGCACTACATATTTGAGTCTCAGAATCATGCACTGGCTCAGCTGGGGAGTGTGGAAACACTTTCATTTTGTGGACTGGAACTCACCCCGATTGACTGCGCGGTCCTGTCTCATGTCATTGGGCTGTGTGATACAATCAAACACCTCGATCTGGAGTACTGCTGCATTCAGTGTGACGGTCTCCGGCGGCTGGGACCGGCTCTGCACAAGTGTCAGTACTTGGGGTAACTGTCCGTTTGACGCTAACTGTAAAATTGTTTCACTATATTGTGCTTTCGGCCTGCACCCCTTCTATGGGGCCGGCTGTCACATTTGCCTAAGTGCACGACGCCCCTCTTTATGTTCCCCTCCCCATGTTGTCGGTGGACGACtccgttcccccctcccccatgtcaCCGGTGATCGACtccgttcccccctcccccatgtcgCCGGTGGTCGATTccatccccccgccccctcctcagGTCTGCGGTGgtggtcaacccccccccccccccccccccccgtgtcaggTGTGTTGCAGCCGTTCTCTGCACAGGGAACATTTCCCCATCGTCGGGGAATGAGACTAAATGGTGAAAGTCACCAAACGCCACAAACACAgatatttgcggatgacacaaagctgggtggcagagtgagctgtgaagaggatgttaggagtttgcagggtgacctagacaggttgagtgagtgggcagatgggcagataaatgtgaggttatccactttggcggcaaacacaagggggaagattattatctcaatggggttaggttaggtaagggggaggtgcaggaagacctgggcgtccttgtactgaaagttggcttacaggtacagcaggcagtgaagaaagctaatggaatgttggtcttcatagcaagaggatttcagtataggactaaagaggttcttctgcagttgtatagggctctggtgagaccacatctgcagtattgtgtacagttttggtctcctaatttgaggaaggacatcttgtgattgaagcagtgcaacgtaggttcacgagattgatccctgggatggcgggactgtcatatgaggaaagattgaaaggactagacttgtattcactggagtttagaaggatgaggagggatcttatagaaacatatacaattataaaaggactggacaagctagatgcaggaaaaatgttcccaatgttgggcaagtccagaaccagggccacagtcttagaataatggggaggtcatttaaggctgaggtgagaaaaaaaaacgtttacacccagagagttgtgaatttatggaatgtcctgccacagaggacagtggaggccgagtcactggatggatttaagagagttagatagagtt from Leucoraja erinacea ecotype New England unplaced genomic scaffold, Leri_hhj_1 Leri_512S, whole genome shotgun sequence harbors:
- the LOC129693975 gene encoding NACHT, LRR and PYD domains-containing protein 12-like isoform X1; translated protein: MHGSIWNLFLSSKHNPHSFHELIPPICDLIESFKAMQASLELAAELKDVRQMHREILKAQTETLRVNMFLMTEKVKVFPLVDRYAELTIIFTVRDRDVVEHELLARGRDHEVWREELLGGEFEKIRTDQLFQSFWARKSKSGSSSSVAGVAGVGKTTMVQKIVYDWAAGKIFQQFQFIFSFKFRDLNTIKDRITLNELILDQYPYFRNILGEVGKNPEGLLFIFDGLDEFKGIINFAESQRDTEPQHQCPDPESRCEVSDIVYSLIQHKLLPGCSVLVTTRPTALHLLEKAEISVWAEILGFDGEERKEYFTRYFEDQSVAAAVFKHVKENEILYTMSYNPSYCCILGLTLGPFFTQTHWDPQRVPKTITQLYCDYIYNILKNHGREIESPREVLLRVGQMAFTGVAEKNIVFTDGDLIKYNLQPSQFLSGFLMDLLEREDSARSVVYTFPHLTVQEFVAALAQFLTPDPGNILKLLSEAHSTTDGRFEVFLRFVAGLASPGAVQGLEEFLGRFRQQTTCRVLDWVKEEVKRRAGNTWTKADKMSLLNAMHYIFESQNHALAQLGSVETLSFCGLELTPIDCAVLSHVIGLCDTIKHLDLEYCCIQCDGLRRLGPALHKCQYLGLGGNRLGDSGVKLLSAALVNADCKIQRLGLWRINLTDSGAKILVTAVCTNRSLMELNLGGNDLGDSGVKLVSAALRNQDCQIQRLQLQCVGLTDSGAEDLVSALSTNHSLMELELTENKLGDSGVKLVSGALRKPDCKLQKLWLGRVGLTDSGAEDLVSALSTNHSLTELDLGGNGLGDSGVKLVSAALRNPDCKIQRLGLWAVGLTDSGADDLASALSTNRSLTELNLGDNELGDSGVKLVSAGVRNSDCEMQRLWLDSINLTDSGLDDLASALSTKLSLLELELGSNSLTDRSVASLRRLILALPSLERIRLGSNRFSADGRNQLESLRGIRPGLSVEL
- the LOC129693975 gene encoding NACHT, LRR and PYD domains-containing protein 3-like isoform X4 — translated: MHGSIWNLFLSSKHNPHSFHELIPPICDLIESFKAMQASLELAAELKDVRQMHREILKAQTETLRVNMFLMTEKVKVFPLVDRYAELTIIFTVRDRDVVEHELLARGRDHEVWREELLGGEFEKIRTDQLFQSFWARKSKSGSSSSVAGVAGVGKTTMVQKIVYDWAAGKIFQQFQFIFSFKFRDLNTIKDRITLNELILDQYPYFRNILGEVGKNPEGLLFIFDGLDEFKGIINFAESQRDTEPQHQCPDPESRCEVSDIVYSLIQHKLLPGCSVLVTTRPTALHLLEKAEISVWAEILGFDGEERKEYFTRYFEDQSVAAAVFKHVKENEILYTMSYNPSYCCILGLTLGPFFTQTHWDPQRVPKTITQLYCDYIYNILKNHGREIESPREVLLRVGQMAFTGVAEKNIVFTDGDLIKYNLQPSQFLSGFLMDLLEREDSARSVVYTFPHLTVQEFVAALAQFLTPDPGNILKLLSEAHSTTDGRFEVFLRFVAGLASPGAVQGLEEFLGRFRQQTTCRVLDWVKEEVKRRAGNTWTKADKMSLLNAMHYIFESQNHALAQLGSVETLSFCGLELTPIDCAVLSHVIGLCDTIKHLDLEYCCIQCDGLRRLGPALHKCQYLGLGGNRLGDSGVKLLSAALVNADCKIQRLGLGRVGLTDSGAEDLVSALSTNHSLTELDLGGNGLGDSGVKLVSAALRNPDCKIQRLGLWAVGLTDSGADDLASALSTNRSLTELNLGDNELGDSGVKLVSAGVRNSDCEMQRLWLDSINLTDSGLDDLASALSTKLSLLELELGSNSLTDRSVASLRRLILALPSLERIRLGSNRFSADGRNQLESLRGIRPGLSVEL
- the LOC129693975 gene encoding NACHT, LRR and PYD domains-containing protein 3-like isoform X3; protein product: MHGSIWNLFLSSKHNPHSFHELIPPICDLIESFKAMQASLELAAELKDVRQMHREILKAQTETLRVNMFLMTEKVKVFPLVDRYAELTIIFTVRDRDVVEHELLARGRDHEVWREELLGGEFEKIRTDQLFQSFWARKSKSGSSSSVAGVAGVGKTTMVQKIVYDWAAGKIFQQFQFIFSFKFRDLNTIKDRITLNELILDQYPYFRNILGEVGKNPEGLLFIFDGLDEFKGIINFAESQRDTEPQHQCPDPESRCEVSDIVYSLIQHKLLPGCSVLVTTRPTALHLLEKAEISVWAEILGFDGEERKEYFTRYFEDQSVAAAVFKHVKENEILYTMSYNPSYCCILGLTLGPFFTQTHWDPQRVPKTITQLYCDYIYNILKNHGREIESPREVLLRVGQMAFTGVAEKNIVFTDGDLIKYNLQPSQFLSGFLMDLLEREDSARSVVYTFPHLTVQEFVAALAQFLTPDPGNILKLLSEAHSTTDGRFEVFLRFVAGLASPGAVQGLEEFLGRFRQQTTCRVLDWVKEEVKRRAGNTWTKADKMSLLNAMHYIFESQNHALAQLGSVETLSFCGLELTPIDCAVLSHVIGLCDTIKHLDLEYCCIQCDGLRRLGPALHKCQYLGLGGNRLGDSGVKLLSAALVNADCKIQRLGLQCVGLTDSGAEDLVSALSTNHSLMELELTENKLGDSGVKLVSGALRKPDCKLQKLWLGRVGLTDSGAEDLVSALSTNHSLTELDLGGNGLGDSGVKLVSAALRNPDCKIQRLGLWAVGLTDSGADDLASALSTNRSLTELNLGDNELGDSGVKLVSAGVRNSDCEMQRLWLDSINLTDSGLDDLASALSTKLSLLELELGSNSLTDRSVASLRRLILALPSLERIRLGSNRFSADGRNQLESLRGIRPGLSVEL
- the LOC129693975 gene encoding NACHT, LRR and PYD domains-containing protein 12-like isoform X2 → MHREILKAQTETLRVNMFLMTEKVKVFPLVDRYAELTIIFTVRDRDVVEHELLARGRDHEVWREELLGGEFEKIRTDQLFQSFWARKSKSGSSSSVAGVAGVGKTTMVQKIVYDWAAGKIFQQFQFIFSFKFRDLNTIKDRITLNELILDQYPYFRNILGEVGKNPEGLLFIFDGLDEFKGIINFAESQRDTEPQHQCPDPESRCEVSDIVYSLIQHKLLPGCSVLVTTRPTALHLLEKAEISVWAEILGFDGEERKEYFTRYFEDQSVAAAVFKHVKENEILYTMSYNPSYCCILGLTLGPFFTQTHWDPQRVPKTITQLYCDYIYNILKNHGREIESPREVLLRVGQMAFTGVAEKNIVFTDGDLIKYNLQPSQFLSGFLMDLLEREDSARSVVYTFPHLTVQEFVAALAQFLTPDPGNILKLLSEAHSTTDGRFEVFLRFVAGLASPGAVQGLEEFLGRFRQQTTCRVLDWVKEEVKRRAGNTWTKADKMSLLNAMHYIFESQNHALAQLGSVETLSFCGLELTPIDCAVLSHVIGLCDTIKHLDLEYCCIQCDGLRRLGPALHKCQYLGLGGNRLGDSGVKLLSAALVNADCKIQRLGLWRINLTDSGAKILVTAVCTNRSLMELNLGGNDLGDSGVKLVSAALRNQDCQIQRLQLQCVGLTDSGAEDLVSALSTNHSLMELELTENKLGDSGVKLVSGALRKPDCKLQKLWLGRVGLTDSGAEDLVSALSTNHSLTELDLGGNGLGDSGVKLVSAALRNPDCKIQRLGLWAVGLTDSGADDLASALSTNRSLTELNLGDNELGDSGVKLVSAGVRNSDCEMQRLWLDSINLTDSGLDDLASALSTKLSLLELELGSNSLTDRSVASLRRLILALPSLERIRLGSNRFSADGRNQLESLRGIRPGLSVEL